A stretch of the Prochlorococcus marinus str. MIT 0918 genome encodes the following:
- a CDS encoding thiamine phosphate synthase: MSVTPNPDQRVAQLIDANLDRAREGLRVIEDWSRFAIKNKGLVITLKDWRHQLGQLHHESYKESRSINSDKGLGLGHDSQSKRVSAKQIVEANFARVQEALRVLEEFSRIYHPELSLTSSKIRYELYDFEKVFFKLEKKQILLERMNSCKICLITHPHKDLIKIISKALEAGITMVQYRCKESNDFDSISQAKELASLCKKHQCLFIINDRVDIALATNADGVHLGQKDIPIDLARKLIGPEKLIGLSTHSLEEVYNANKQKCDYIGLGPVYKTQFKPELLAIGTELLKEAVKISQIPIFAIGGINEEKLSELQSTGINRIAVIHAIINSKDPFSTSKKLLENLK, from the coding sequence ATGAGTGTCACCCCTAATCCAGATCAACGTGTAGCTCAGCTCATAGATGCCAATCTAGACAGAGCAAGAGAAGGGCTAAGAGTAATTGAAGATTGGAGTAGATTTGCAATAAAAAATAAAGGACTAGTAATAACGCTTAAAGACTGGAGACATCAGCTAGGGCAACTTCATCATGAAAGCTATAAAGAATCACGTTCTATAAATTCTGACAAAGGCTTAGGTCTAGGCCATGATTCTCAATCAAAACGGGTTTCTGCAAAGCAAATTGTTGAAGCAAACTTTGCAAGAGTTCAAGAAGCACTGAGAGTTCTAGAGGAGTTTTCCCGCATTTATCATCCAGAACTATCATTAACTTCATCAAAAATTAGATATGAACTTTATGACTTTGAGAAAGTTTTCTTCAAACTAGAGAAAAAACAAATTTTGCTAGAAAGAATGAATTCATGCAAAATTTGTCTTATCACTCATCCTCATAAAGATCTAATTAAAATCATTTCGAAAGCTCTTGAAGCTGGCATTACAATGGTGCAATACCGATGTAAAGAAAGTAATGATTTCGACTCAATTTCTCAAGCAAAGGAATTAGCATCTTTATGCAAAAAGCATCAATGTCTTTTCATAATCAATGATCGAGTAGATATTGCCCTTGCAACAAATGCAGATGGAGTACATCTTGGTCAGAAAGATATCCCAATAGATCTTGCTCGCAAATTAATTGGACCTGAAAAATTAATAGGTCTTAGCACTCATTCTCTAGAAGAGGTTTACAACGCAAACAAGCAAAAATGCGATTACATAGGCTTAGGTCCAGTTTATAAAACACAATTCAAACCTGAGCTATTAGCTATAGGAACTGAACTTCTAAAAGAAGCTGTGAAGATAAGTCAAATACCAATATTTGCAATAGGTGGAATAAATGAAGAGAAGTTATCCGAGTTGCAATCAACTGGAATAAACCGAATTGCAGTTATTCATGCAATTATTAATTCAAAAGATCCTTTTTCAACAAGTAAAAAACTATTAGAGAACCTAAAATGA
- a CDS encoding bifunctional riboflavin kinase/FAD synthetase yields MIPLCSPLEAQLPTALALGSFDGLHAGHKRVISEIASSKNGIPTCVSFWPHPREVLYGESRLRLDLPSEKTLLLEPLGIKQLVLVPFNQSLASLSAKDFFHKILLEELQAKHISVGANFRFGKNREGDPSTLLELGKDANIKITVVEILKDQKGRMSSSRIRAALKAGDLKMTKELLGRPYRFQGEVVSGKGLGKQIGWPTANLRVDGRKLLPGPGVYAVLAKESSMKSFSPAVMNLGTQPTIDPNTPSATEVHLLNKEINLKGKELTVEPVKKLRIQKKFESIQALSNQIQLDAKLALSILT; encoded by the coding sequence TTGATACCACTCTGTTCGCCACTTGAAGCTCAACTTCCAACTGCTCTTGCTCTAGGCAGTTTTGATGGCCTTCATGCTGGTCATAAACGCGTTATTAGTGAAATAGCGTCTAGCAAAAATGGCATCCCAACATGTGTAAGCTTTTGGCCTCATCCTAGAGAAGTCCTTTATGGAGAATCTCGATTAAGACTTGATCTCCCATCTGAGAAGACACTACTTTTAGAACCTTTAGGTATCAAACAACTTGTACTAGTTCCTTTTAATCAATCATTAGCATCTTTAAGTGCCAAAGATTTTTTTCATAAAATACTTTTAGAGGAATTACAAGCAAAACATATTTCTGTAGGTGCTAATTTCAGATTTGGTAAAAATAGAGAAGGTGATCCATCAACTTTATTAGAGCTTGGGAAAGATGCAAATATCAAAATAACTGTTGTTGAAATACTAAAGGATCAGAAAGGAAGAATGAGTAGTAGCAGAATTAGAGCCGCACTAAAAGCTGGCGATTTAAAAATGACTAAAGAGCTCTTAGGTAGACCATATCGCTTTCAAGGTGAAGTAGTCAGCGGGAAAGGCCTGGGAAAGCAAATAGGCTGGCCAACAGCTAATCTTCGCGTAGATGGAAGAAAACTACTCCCAGGGCCTGGTGTATATGCAGTATTAGCCAAAGAATCTTCGATGAAATCTTTTTCCCCAGCTGTTATGAATTTGGGGACACAACCAACAATTGATCCAAATACTCCATCAGCCACTGAGGTTCACTTATTGAATAAAGAAATAAACCTAAAAGGAAAAGAATTAACAGTTGAACCCGTAAAAAAGCTTAGAATTCAAAAAAAATTCGAATCCATCCAAGCCTTAAGTAATCAAATTCAATTAGATGCCAAATTAGCTCTTTCAATATTGACTTAA
- the thiS gene encoding sulfur carrier protein ThiS: MKLTINGELKSLRTTDSSPTLIEIVKLLGHNPKIIVIELNGAIINPKEWSKQIIQADDILEIVTIVGGGDSP; encoded by the coding sequence ATGAAACTAACAATAAATGGAGAATTAAAGAGTTTAAGAACAACAGATAGTAGTCCTACACTAATCGAAATAGTAAAATTACTTGGACATAATCCTAAAATTATTGTTATTGAACTAAATGGGGCAATAATCAATCCAAAAGAATGGAGCAAGCAAATAATTCAAGCTGACGACATATTGGAAATCGTTACTATTGTCGGTGGAGGAGATAGCCCATAA